In Rhinolophus sinicus isolate RSC01 linkage group LG01, ASM3656204v1, whole genome shotgun sequence, the genomic stretch AATATATTCTAattctggattttaaaatgtgataggaaatgaatcaaaatgtatttatccaGGACCACGATACCCCTTATTTCCACCATTAAGAAAACTCCATGTCAGCAGAAGGCTTACCTTCTCTATCTTGAATTGTGAGCAGGTCTGATTAAACTTTTTTGCCACCATGTCATATTCTGCATGACCAGGCTGCAGCTCAACAAGGCAGACATCCTGTTGCTTCATATCACTCCAGTGCGCAGGGATCTCAACTGCAAAGTAGACATTTAAGGACACCCTCGCACCCGGGAAGGCTCATCTACATGGTCCACATTCCTGGTATGCTTTGAAAAATTCAGTATCATTTGTGTTCTTGTTTTACAATCTCCTATTTCAGTGTATTCAAGAAATTCCTTATCTTTCTATGGAACGTTTTTCAAAGCAGAAGCGTGGACCACAGAACCAATTGTAactcttgttaaaaaaaacagaaaacccacAGGTCTATCGAATCAAAATTTCTGAGGGGTTGAACCTGCGTACCTACATCTTAACAAGTTTTCATCATGCTCAGATTTGAGAACTGCTGGTGTAGTGTAATTCAGCTACATCTTCTGTTAAGCCTCTAATCTGCCATAATTcaataatttaacaaattatttcccTACAATGTGTTAAATAGTTGCTACGGTCTTGTTTACAAACTCATGGTGGCTTTTTGCCAGAACGCCACACCACCACAAGGACCTCCACATCTGTTCTTTCATCATTCTTCACAGCTTCCTTAGAGTTGAATGGGTAGCAGGTTTTGCTGTGTGGCAGGTTGTGGTGGCAGCTCTGTCTCCCCATCTGCTAAACAgactattattattgtcatttccACAGGGCTGCTCAGAGTCTGAGGAATTCATTCACACTAATCTCACAAGAAATGAAGATAATGTACTGGGAGGGAGCCAATTTACTTGTTTTCAGTGGGGGGCTTCTGTGGTTTGAAAGCAGGAATGGTTGTCTACACAAGCACTCCCTCCTCAGGGAGCACATCCAGTCAGAGAATCTGAAGGCTGCCTCCTGATGTGCATGTCAAGGAACCTTATTTTCCGGGCAGAGGAGGAAGTGACCTCTGGGAGATGACCCTACCAGGCTCCTGATCCTCTCTGGGTATCAGTTGCAGATGCGGAAAGCGCCCACTCTCTGACCAGGCTGTCTTCTCCCTCTTGGTCTAGGAAACCTTGGGCCACTTTTCTTTAAAGCCCACGGCTTTCCCTCTCCTGACTGAGGCAGCCATTACCTCCACAGAAGAACTGGCTCTGGGCAGCTTATAAACTCTAAAAACGCAAGGTTTGGCTAGTGTTATCACTAAGATGGTCGTCCTCAGGTGGGTTGGGCGTGCCCATGCTATTTTTCCAGCCATAAGGTAAGCTCATTAAGCTCAGAgaccaagttttctattttattccatagGGTTCTTTGAATTTTATCTACTTGAATACAATTTTGATGTATGTACAAAATGGTGTTGAGCCCAAAGTGTAAAATAACGGACAACAAGCATGAAAGTTTGACTGACCTTCATATTTCGTGATGCGCTGAACAGGTAAACTATGTCCCTTGGCATTTGTCGCAACGCATTTGTTCATGTCCACTGTGTAGCTATCGTGATTAATTTTCACCTTGACTGTCCCCTTCTTTTGCCTTGCTTCCTCCAATTGCAGGTTGGTTATTTTGTCGAAACAATGAAAAGTGTTATTGTCGTTATATTGCCATTCTATGTATTCACTGATACAATCTGCTCTGGATTCCTGCTCTTTGGCCAACCGAACTCTCATGATCATTTTCTCAATTGCATTTCTGGCCTGTTCCACATCTTTGTTAATTCCCGAAACCTCAATTAGAGGTCTTTCAAGGTccaagcaaatattaatatttaagttcCTATGCAGCTTAATCAATTCTTGATGTTCCTTGTCATCAAAGTGTTTGATATATTCTTCTTCACTGGTGTAAAGACCCTGTTCCTTTTTAATAATATCCTGTATCCATGAGAGGGTGGATTCCacagatgttttattttcacCACACACCTGAAAAATTgctgattctgttttcttttccaaaaccaAAGTATGTTTTTTGGGGCGAGGCTGCTTTGAGAAgccaagaaatgctaaagaagaagaaaaaaggggatACAACAGAtgctttgaataaaataaaaattaaaaaaagaaaggaaaattagttatttttttcttttcctttttattttctttgtcaccATGCTGTCCATTACACCCCCAAGACTTATCtatcttatagctggaagtttgtaccttttgaccccatTCACCCATTTCGCCCACTTCCCAATCCCCAATTCCACCCAGAGGTGGGCCTCTACTAGAGGTGGGCCTCTTTAATCATCAATTAGtcctctgtatctttgagtttgggttattttttaagattccatgtataagcgatatcatacagtatttgtctttctctgtctgacttacttcatttagcctcatgccctcaaggtctatccatattgtcacaaatggcaagatttcattcttttttatggatgaatgatattccattttatatatattttttattcatttgccaATGGACACTTAAACTGTTTCcgtgtcttggttattgtaaataatactgcaatgaacatggggggtGCAAATATCTTCTTGAGATAATGATTgtgtttccttcagataaatacccacaagtggaatagaacttagtagttctatttttaatttgttgaggaacctccatactgttttccatagtggctgcacagctttacagtcccaccagcaatgtgggaggggttcccttttctccacatccttgccaacacttgtttatttcttatctttttttttataatagccatttaACATCTATGAGGTGATAttccattgtgattttgatttgtatttcccagaCGATTAGAGGTATTGAGCACCtcttcatgtacctgttggccatctgtattgtatgtcctctttgggaaaatgtctattcagatcctctgcccattttttttatcagattgttgttgtttttctattgagctgtatgagtttttaatatatttttggatattgaCCTCTTACCAATTagatgatttacaaatattttctcccattctataggttgcctttCATCTTATTGACCGTTCCCTTGCTGTacaggagctttttagtttgatttagtgccgcttgcttatttttgcttttgctgtttgtacttttggtgtcaaatccaaaaaattattgccaagatcAATGTGGAGGAGCTTACCCCCTGTGTTTTCTtatagaagttttatggtttcaggtcttatattcaagtctttaatccattttgagttgatttttgtgtgtggtgtacgatagtggtccagtttcatccTTCTGCATGGCTGTGTAGTTTtgccaacaccatttattttagtatatgtacTGCTGAAGCAAGCATCCAACACtatattgaagagactatcctttccccattgtatattcttgtctcttttgttgcaaattaattgaccatacaggcatgggtttatttctgggttgtctATCCTCTTCTAttgatctatgtctgtttttatgccaacaccatactgttttgattactataattttaatatagtttgaaatcaggaagtgtgatgagCCTCCAACTTTGtagttctttctcaagattgctttagctattcggggtcttttgtggttccatacaaattttgggATGGCTTgctctacttctgtgaaaaaaaagttattggaattttgatagggattgcattgaatctgcagattgctttagtcagtatggatattttaacaatattgattcttccaattcagaaacacaaaagatctttccatttatttgtgtcttcctcaatttctttcatcGGTATCTTATacttttcacctccttggttaaatttattcctaggtattttattcttttttatgtaattgtaaatgagaattttttaaaatttccctttctgatagttcattacaGATTAGCTATTtcaagtcagacaaagacaaatactgtatgattttacttatatgtggaatctgaaaaagcaaacacctccccaccccacaccccaaaaataaccccaaactcatagaaaaagagatcagattcaTGGTTATCAGAGGTAGAGGGTAGGGGGAGGgggaattggaggaaggtggtcaaaagatacacacTTCCagttaaaagataaataagtactagggatgtaatgtcCAGCATGATACTATAGTTCAAACCACTGTATGACACatatgaaagttgttaagaaagTAAAATCCAAGAGTtctaatcacaaggaaaaaattcctttttccttttttgctttctcttgtcattgtatctatatgagatgatggatagaaatgtatctatatgagatgatgatAGTAAACTAATCTTTTTGCAATAATCATGTCACATATAAGAAGtcaaatcatcatgttatacaccttaaacttctacagtgatgtatgtcaattatgtctcaataaaactggggatgGAGCTAATAAACTCCAAGCAaagaatttagattaaaaaaaaattagctgttTCTCGTATGATATCAACATTAGGATAGGAACGtgaatatcataaaaatgaaCAACTCACATGCAACTTTATCAAACATAGACTGTTGGGGAGGAGCTTGAGaaccttctctttttttcatgttagCATAAAACACGTCTAGTACTTGAGGCAGAAAGATAACAACTTTAACTTTTGTCACAGACCGAACTGATCCTTTCTGGACAAAGTCTTCAATGGCATTAATTGTGGCTTCAGCAACCTTATCTGGGTCTTGTTTGGCATTTCCTGGGAAGGCAAAGGATAAAAatgactggggaaaaaaatgatctgGAAAAGGCTGAGGAATAAATTAGGGATTCTAATTCTCACAGACCAAATACCCACTCCCCAGCTCTTTCATCACTGTAGACCTTTCTAACAATGtatcagcaaacatttttgaagTCCTAGATGCAATGGGGAGATTTTGTCCCAGGATGTCAGGAAGCCAACAACCCAACAAATGAATAAAGGACCTAATGTTTGGTATCTGACATTCATGTCTACTCTATTCAGCAGATCCCAGCTCACTGTATTCCTCTGTGTCACACAGAAAGTTAATCTTTCTCAGCCCACTAGTGtcctcaaaagatacataaaaagtaaaagatgcCACGATATGTTGAAATATTATGCTCTTTAAAGagaaccacaatttttttttttttgctcagtcATCACTTGACTTTATGTATGTATTCTTATTTTCCAAGGTGTCTTTGGGGACTTGATTTAAACTAAGCTAATTTTGTAAGACACCTGGAGCTATTTGTTATAATCTATACTTTTTTGCACGTACGTTATCCACAAGCCTTCAGGAAGTCTTTCCTTGCACACTCAGTGAGATTTTAACTGGCTAGCAGGGTTCAAGATTGTTACCTGAGCAGGTCTTTTCCTAATTAAGCATGTTCCGTATCTTGTTTCTCAGGCCTACTGTCTATGTAAGATCATGACAGGTTCCTCGAAAAGTCTCATGCAAAACCAGGGAAGTAGTCCCATTTGAATGACAGCTCTCACATGGCAGGGAGGGTGGCATTGTGTAAGTCCGCTGACCAATCTAGTGTGATAGACTAAGGGTCCATTTGGATTATCCCTGCTGAGGGTGCTCACCATTATTACAGAAACAAGAGTAGGCCTCTTCTACTTGGCTATGTAGACAATTGGAGGATGTAGACAAACCCCATATAAAACAAACCAAGAGGGTTCACTCagggttttgcttgtttgtttgttttttattggatgagcaggaaaagagggaaattCTCCTTTACAAAACTGTGTTATCTCATGATACTTGGGAGACTTTAAATGGGAGTGTTCAGATATATTCATTCactctcaataaacatttactatgtcCCATCACAGGCTCATGCTCATCTACGCACTAGGACAAGAGGATGTGATGTGTAAGGTTGAACAGGTGTTCAGTAGGTGAAGTGTGGAAAATGAGGGAACgcccaagtcagacagaaatgtGTAACGGGTGTGAGAGATTCAACCTAGTGTGCTCAGAGAAATAGAtctatttttgagaaaaataagtctGGGGTAGGAGAGATGGGGTGGAGGAGGCACTAAAGCAGAGAGCCCGGATCTAGCAGGTCTAGAGGGGAATATAATAAGTGTAGGCAAAAGACAAGAGTTGAACAAAGAGAGGGGGCAAGAATGAAGACTCAGGTGGAGGGATTGAGGAGACATTTAGGAAGTAAACTCAGCAGGACCTACTGACCAACTTTGACCTCTTGTTCCTCTTCTTTTGCCACCAACATGCCTTCATGTGTACGTCATGGGCACGCTATattgaggttatttatttacatgtctgtctGTCACCATAGGCTAGGTGCTGCTCTATTGGGACTGGACCCCTTTTTAGTGGTGCCTGGTACATGACAAGCATTCAGTAACTATTTAATCAAACTAATTAATAAGTTAATGAACATAGGAGTGATAAAGAGGGTACAGTCAAGAATTCTAGATAGAAATTTGATGCTTTTAACATAATCAGGGATGTAAGAGGAAGGGCAGGTTTAGGGGAGAAGACAGTGAATTGTAGTTTGGAGTTTACATTGATCTTGAGGTGCTTTCAGGTATCACTGACCACACGTTCTCTCCCCTAAGACAAGTGTCTGTAGGTAACAGGAAGAGGGCTTCTTTTATAGCCAGAAGCTGTCTTGTTCATAGTCTCACTCAACTCATAAATGCCACTAAAGGGGAAAAGCTTTCCCACCCATTAGTCTAAGGACCAGCTCAGATGGTGATAGAAATAGGTAAAGAAGACAAGTGAGGAGAATCCGTGCAGACCAGCAATGCCACCAGATCGGTGGAAGAAACAACAGGTTTGCAGAAATACTCAAACATGTGTATAAATTTATACTAAACTAAAACCACctcatttccttgtgtcttctttGAGTCCACCCAGGGACTCCCTTGGAAAGGTCTGTGCCACCTGTGGACTGCCTGTTTTCTTGGCCCAAATAAAGTGAAGGTGGAAACACAAGAccagagcaaagaagaaaaagcagttgGAGACAAAGACTGGGAAGTCATTAGTGGGTGTCCATAAAAGATGACAAATAcagagatagatagacagataacaTGTTGGCTAATCTGCTAGGACTGGATGATACTACAAGGGGAATAAAAACACAAAGGggctataaattatatttttagaaatagaaaagtaataaagTAGACGTAACATTCCACATGGGAACATTAAGAGGAATGGTCGAGAATTACACAAATCAAAATAGGGACAGAGGGTTCGAAGAAGGCCCAGAAAGTGACAAGGATGGTTAAGTTTATTGAGGCTAAACTTCTGGAGGGCCTAATGTGCCAGTGTAGACATTCAAACTTAGAATCCTGAGCATTGGAATGACAAATCCAGTGCCCAGCGATCTCTCTCTGAGACAGGTCAGTTCCATTCCACTTAAAGCTAAGGCTGTTTGCCTCCCCTGACCAGCTCAATTAAGGGAGATCAAGCAGGAATTCCTGATCAATGCTCGTGACTCAGATTCCCAGGAAAAGAGCTCAAAGCGCATCACCTTACTAATGATAAACCCAAAGCACCATCCTTCTATATGAAGAATCACACAATCATATACTTTGAGGAAAACTAGAAACTCGAAAGAGGCAAGTAGGCTGAAAAGAGGAGAGTGGCGAATGGAGTTTCTGACCCATTAGAACCCATTGAGTCATCTCTGTGCAGAGATGCCCTAAGGCCAACCTacacagccactgtggaagagGTGAGAGAAGAGGGCTGGAAATGCTCATCTGGGAGTCAGCTACGGGGAGGTGGAAGCCAATGAACATGTTGTCCATggagagggtggaggaggaagtGAAGGACTAACATGGGGGTTATATagggaatggaaaaaaagaaaaagggactgCTGAAAGAGGAGAGATGGCCTTTCTtactcttccctcccttcctctcctttcccctctatATTAGAGAGCAAATTCTCTCTAATATTCCAACAGTcccttcagttttcttcatttttccctcttttacttaAAACACCCACAGGCTTTGCTCATTCCCTCAGGGGCTGCCTTGGGGTGAGAAGCTGCTCTTACGAACACTCAGCATGAACTATATTAAAGTCATCACCAAATCAAGGGAAAGGGGACACCTAGGGATTTAGTCTTGAGAGGCTACCAACCTGTCCCAATGGCTGGGAGGCAAATGGATGAGTAATTACGCTTTTCACACTCCTGCAAAACATAGGAAACCGACTTCTTGACATCATTTCCGCCAATGACATGAATAATATTCTTGCACTTCAATAATCCACCTTTGGTAATTATATACTCCTTGTTGCCTAGTTGagctaagaaacagaaaacaaaaacacgcAAAGTCAGGTGTTGAACCCACTCTTTGGTTGTTTAGAATGCAAAATGTCTGGTTTGGCAAATAAAGAATTTAATGTGAGTAAGAGACTCCTAAAATATTACCGTGGATGAATCTTTTTTGCTTACCTTCTCTTTTTAACCATGATttcacctttcatttcttttcacttctaATTCTCTATGACTGGAATTCTTTAGTAAAATGTATGATTTTAAGATCAATATATTGTCTCCTCAATCCCAAGACTTTTCCCAGCCAGTCTACAGTCTCCCACATTGAGCTTCCACTTACAATTTAGGACCAAAAAACAGCACTGTGCCTTACCTAGACGAGAACATTCCATTTCCACATTTTGTCCAGCctgctccaaaattgctttggagacCCCTACATGAGACATCAAGATGGttacaaacataaacaaaaactcagaaacaGTATATTTGGATCAGAATAATTGCCTCATTATCTAAACACTTTCCCCATCATCAAAAGAATCCTATAACCTAGGTATTTCTGTTCACAAAGAAGAAAAGTTCATAAAAGGATTGTTACTGATTACAAGAAACcatgtcaaaataattttaaaagtattaattaatattaatattaattaatctTAATGTTAAAAGTTGTAGAAGCCAGTTTGGCTATAGCAAGTGTAGGATAGTTTGGCTATAGGAATCCTCCTTCATGAGATCTACTGAGACTATTACACTAGTCAAAATCCTACAATACCTGCTTTGAGAGTAAATGCCTTTGATGTTGAATTTACGATCACATCTGCCTCTTCTTTCGTGATATCTCCTGAGGCCACCTGGAAGGTGATGGGGCCAATTTTCATTTCATGCACTCTTAAGTCAGGGCTAGAAACAGTTTTATAgaaacctgaaaagaaaaagaaaataatgaagtcaaTAACCAAGTCAACAACAGCAAGAATGACTTAGGTCTCATGCTCCCACATGTGCCCCTGCCatacttctctttttctctcccccccactccctctctctccctttctctctctcatctctggcCTTTAACCTGGCCCTGA encodes the following:
- the PARP14 gene encoding protein mono-ADP-ribosyltransferase PARP14 isoform X6: MVPMSLQVSEPLLCCLGLTPYVQLWGFYKTVSSPDLRVHEMKIGPITFQVASGDITKEEADVIVNSTSKAFTLKAGVSKAILEQAGQNVEMECSRLAQLGNKEYIITKGGLLKCKNIIHVIGGNDVKKSVSYVLQECEKRNYSSICLPAIGTGNAKQDPDKVAEATINAIEDFVQKGSVRSVTKVKVVIFLPQVLDVFYANMKKREGSQAPPQQSMFDKVASFLGFSKQPRPKKHTLVLEKKTESAIFQVCGENKTSVESTLSWIQDIIKKEQGLYTSEEEYIKHFDDKEHQELIKLHRNLNINICLDLERPLIEVSGINKDVEQARNAIEKMIMRVRLAKEQESRADCISEYIEWQYNDNNTFHCFDKITNLQLEEARQKKGTVKVKINHDSYTVDMNKCVATNAKGHSLPVQRITKYEVEIPAHWSDMKQQDVCLVELQPGHAEYDMVAKKFNQTCSQFKIEKIERLQNPHLWKSYQVQKKIMDEKNKHTTTTNEQQLFHGTDADSLPHVNQHGFNRSYAGKNAVAYGKGTYFAVHANYSANNTYSKPDVNGKKHMYYVRVLTGVYTRGNSSLLVPPLKNPQNSVEQYDSVTDDMRNPTLFVIFYDHRSYPEYLITFKQ